A stretch of DNA from Triticum dicoccoides isolate Atlit2015 ecotype Zavitan chromosome 2A, WEW_v2.0, whole genome shotgun sequence:
GGGACTCAAACCCAGTATCTGGTACTTGTGACAGTGGGGGTCGTACCAGTAGGCTATGAGAGGATATCGAGCACATGCTGCCAATCTTCCCATTTGTATATACTGCTAAACCTTACTAGTCGTCCGATCAGAAATCAACGGACACTGCATCGTCTGCCACCTCTGGCCAAACAGGGCGGCGCACGACACCGCCCGTACGCCGGTGGGCCATCGCCGCTTCCCGCCTTAGCCTCTTCCCGCCAACGCCGCTTCCCGCCTTCGCCGCTTCCCGCCAACGCCTCTTCCCGCCTTCGCCTCTTCCCGCCATCGCCGCTCGGCCTCTACAAAATCCATGGTCACCATGGCCAAACTCGAGCCACTTCCCTCCACTGACATGGTGCGCAAGCTCATCACCACCTGGGCAACAATCACCGGGACATGGGATCACGTTGCGCGTCCCCGTTCCTCTTCCACCCCTGCTCCGCCGCCCAATCCCTCTCCTACCACGCCCGAGCCCGAGCCATGGGAGCCATGGGAGCACGCTCCCCTCCAACCCGAGCAACAGCCGCTCCCAGCCGTGGTGCCCGCCGTTGATCAGCAGACTGCCCTGCTGAATTCGTACGGCACAGTCCGCAGGGAACACGCCAGCCGTGACCTGCAAGCGGCCATCGACAGACATGTCGTTGCCATCTCCAATGACACCGCAGTGAGGGAAGAATCCACTCGCATGTTCACCGCCGACGAGCGCCAAGCAATCATGGGGATCCGCGCAGATGTTCAGGCATCAGACGCAGCTAGAGTGCGGCAGGCCGTCGCACACCACAGTGCGGCGCGCGGCGCCATGGTCCAGAGGCAGGCTGCAGCCGCGGAGAAGGCACCAGCGCATGTCAGCCATGGTCCGGAGCCAAGCTGAAGCCGCCCGGTCACGGAGTACATCGACCTATCATCCGACGAGGACTAGAGGTTCAGAAAGTTCAGAGTTTCAGAACTCTGTTCTTGTTGCAGTGATGAGAGTTTCAGAAAGTTCTGAGTTCTCCAGATTATCCCAAGTTAGTTTGTGTTATTGCCCAAGTTAGTTTGTGTTGTTATCTTCTAATGCTCAAGTCAGTTTGTGTTAATCAAGTCAACTTTGTTCTACTCAGTTTGTGTTAATCACTGTTGTACTCTGTACTGAACTTCTTTAGAGAAATTCAGTGTTAATCCAGTGAATTTCTTCAGTGTTCTACTTATTTTGCATTTGAGAGTTTATTTGTTTGAATTTCTGTGTTGGATAACATAACTTGTCAAATTTGCAGATTAAGAAAGACAAATAACTGGgcatgaaaattttcaaacttGACAAACTTGTTCATCATACAGTCACACATACTTGAAATCCTCACACAAATCCCCTACTAACCAATGCAACTAGAGCATAAATCACTACACTTGCAAGAACAACAAGTACTAGAAACAAATCTAATTTTTCCCTACTTTTCCTCTGCTCATCTAATTTATTCCTCTCTTTCTTCATCCTCTGAATGTCGTGTTCCTTGTCAAGCAAAGCATTTTGTAGCTTCTGGTTGTCATTTGCAAGCTTTCCAATTACCACCCTTGATCTGCCCTGCCATGCATCATCCATCCACCTCAAATACCCACAGGAGTTTAACCCCTGTACATTTCAAATTACAGAAACACATCCAGTCAAAATTGTCATACGGTGCAAAATTCAGTGAAACAAATAAAAAAACTTATCTCATACCTCGTATGGACAACTCAGAAATCGTCGgcctgcatcaaatccttcattgcaAACCCTAATAACTTGCGTCAATTTGCACCCACATTCAGCCGCACCAAATCCTTCATTGGAAACCCTAATTCCGCATGCCCCCTAAAATTCCAGAGTGAAATCAAAAACAAGAAATACAACAAGAAAATCGAGGAAAGAACATACCTTCATCGCTTTTTTGGAGCCAAAACTAAGCTCTGATGTGACTATCCACTCGCCATCCATGTCGCATCCGGTGCcagagccgccaccgccgccttggTTGACAGAGCCGCCGTCGGTTTGGTCCAAGCCGCCGTTGACAGAGCCGCCGGCTTGGTTGAAGACACTATTCCCAACGCCTCTCCATGGCGCACGACCGCGTCGTCTCTCCATGGTGCACGACCGGGCCGGCCGCGTCGCCTTCGCAGCTAGGGATTTGAAGAAGGGGATTGGGATACAGAGAGAATGGCCACGGGTTAAATCTCGGTAAACTGAGGGGATAACTGCAAAGATACAAATGCATACACGGCCGACCCCATTGTGTGCGTGGCAGCCCATCTGTCCACTTTGCATGCGTTTTGTAGCTAAATGAATCCGCATCAGAGTTAATGTATGACTTTTATGGTTTTTTTTTGTTTGTGTATGGATCCGTTACCGCCGCGAAAGTTTATGTACCCCAGGTGTAATTAACTCTTTTAAAAAGAAGAAGATAAGTTCATATGCACCAAACACCAATGTCCCAAAAAATGGCTTTACGTGACATGGAAATCAACAGCACTCACTTCATATCCACACATACGTAGTCGTAGAGCACAGCATTTTTCTACGTTATCAACGACCCTGTGCAAAAGGAGCACCGGATGCCATGCCATGCCTAATTAAAGATGGAACCACAGCCCTACCTTTTGCCCCTGGTTCCCTCGAGCCATTCCTCCCCATTTCATTAGCACCCAATCAAAGCATCTATATTTTTCTAAACCAGCGTCACCATCGCCATCACTGCTCATTCCCAGTGCTGCCCACTGTACGGCACGGCTGGCAGCGCAAAATAGGTTCAAATAAACCACACTGCTTTGCTGCGCTGCGCCTCTTGTCCTCTTGCTCATTCCTCCCTCACTCACTCCCTGCCCCAGCTGCTGCCCTCGGCTCTCGCAGTCACAGCGCACGCTCCCCGGCTTATCCGCCCGCCGCTTGCCGCCGACCGCCTCCGGCCCCCAGTCCCCTTTCTCCGCGGTGGATTTGCAGCAGCGGTAGATCTATCCGCATCGGCCCCGTCCCTGTCCTCTTTCTCCCCCTCCCGTGCCCAGCCACTCCCGCCCCATCTTTCTTCCTCCCCAGCGAAATCCTTAGCGGCCAAGGCTTCCGTTCCGAGCTCCAGCAGCAGTTTTAAACGCGCCCGCAGAAAGCGGGGGACGAGTCGCACTGCTCGCCGAGTCGCTGGTCGCACTGCCTGGTGGTGGCTTTCGGTGGCGAGCGGCTCCATAAAGCGGCAAAAGCTCCAGGGGCCGGCCGGCCGTAGGTTCGGCGAGAATCTGCAGGTATCCGAGGCATCCTCCCTTCCTTTCTCGTCCTCGGCGCTTTTGCTTTTGGCCTCCGCGCTCTGTTTCTTGGGTGGGGAAAATAGGTTTCTTTCGGGGGACGGACGGGGGCGCAGGCGGGTTTCTTGCGGGATTTCGGCCCGTTTTTCCGTTAGGAAACGAGAATAAAATCGCTCATCGGCATTGCGTGACTTCCTTGTGCGTTTTTGTTTGTTGCTTTCTTTATCTCTCCCGGGCTTGAAAGAAAACTCATGCATATCCATCGTTCATCTGGCCGTCCGCTTTACAGATTAAAGGCCGCATCCGTGGTGGAAATTTTGTTTTCAGGTCAGGTGATGCCCGCGGCGGAGGATTGATTTGTCCATGGATGCGCGTGCGGCGATGAGACGCTCGGTGCGCGTGGCGCCGCCGCCCCTGGCTTCTCGCGCCGccgttctgctgctgctgctgctgctctcggcGCTGCCGCTCTCGCTGACCTACACTTACGAGCAAGACGGTATAAAATACTACTCCTAGAATCCTTCTTGGTCCAGTAGTTGGTAGTACTGCCATCCAGGGGTTCCAGATTGTTTATTTATGTTTTCATGACCTACACTTATGTCCTGTAGTACTGCGCAGATTATTCTTATGATGCGTGGGATAATACCAATATTATTATTCTTGCAATAATCTTATGTATAGTATACCTTATGCTGTGTTCTTTTATTTGGTTTTAATAGTGTTCGCGATAAATGGCCTGTACACGGCGCTTGGATCCCCGTCTTTGCCTGGATGGGTTACGAATGGCGGCGACCCTTGCGTCGAAAACTGGCAGGGCGTTGGATGCGCGGCATCGAATATCACCGCCATGTATGTGGCTAGTGGTGCTGTGTTGTTGCTTGATTTTCTCTGTGGCTGAGCTCTTTATTTGGTTATCTGAacgatgttttttttctttttcttgggcaGAACTCTCAGTGGTATAAGTTTGGGTGGACAGCTAGGGAATACACTTGCGAATTTCACATCGATAATCACCTTGTAAGTTGATTGCATGTGGAGCTTGGGATTGCGTTTTATTTGGTCCTAAACTGACGCTATGCTACCGAGTCATCGCATAACACTTCTTGGTTTATGCAGAGAACTTAGCAACAACAATATTGGTGGAACCATACCTGATAATCTACCGGTCACACTTCAGCGCTTGTATGTCCATTCGAGCATTCTGTTGCTCTTCCACTCCACTTGCGTAGCTATTTCTTTACTAATCCTTCTCCTGTCAATCATAGTTTCCTCTCAGGAAACCAGCTAAGTGGGAGCCTTCCAAGTACATTGTCGACGCTTACACTTTTGACAGACATGTAAGTATACTATTACCAATGCATGACCACCAGCTCTCAGAAAGTTAAAACTTCCTGGTTATTTTCTCAAACTGCCCCTCTTTGTGTTCTTTTGCTTTGCAGGTCCCTCAGCAGCAATCGTTTGTCTGGGGACATACCAGATGTATTTTCAGCACTCACTGGACTTATAAATTTGTAAGAGCGCGTTGACTTCTCTAATGGTTTACATGATAGCATTAGTTGTTGTTCGATGTTTCATAACAATGACAATCGTCAATCAACCTTCTTCATTAGAGATTTTTCTTCCAACAACTTGACTGGCCCATTACCGCCTTCGATGGGAAACTTAAAAGCATTGACTACCCTGTGAGTATCTATGCCTAGTTCATTGATAAAGTGCGCTAGTGTCAAACTACTTAAGAAAATCTGCTATCGGCGCAGGCATATTCAAGACAATCAAATATCTGGGACCCTGAATGTCCTGCAAGATCTCCCTCTGAAAGATTTGTATGACAACTCTTTTTTTTTGGAAAGTTTCAAAAGAACAAAATAATTGCTATTTCATTCTTTGTAGATTACTCCCTTTCTCTGATAACTCTTTTGCATTCGACAGGAA
This window harbors:
- the LOC119359240 gene encoding uncharacterized protein LOC119359240, which translates into the protein MDGEWIVTSELSFGSKKAMKGACGIRVSNEGFGAAECGCKLTQVIRVCNEGFDAGRRFLSCPYEGLNSCGYLRWMDDAWQGRSRVVIGKLANDNQKLQNALLDKEHDIQRMKKERNKLDEQRKSREKLDLFLVLVVLASVVIYALVALVSRGFV